In Streptomyces sp. NBC_00448, the following are encoded in one genomic region:
- a CDS encoding FadR/GntR family transcriptional regulator — translation MSEMPEPAGAGTLSGAAFFRPVRAGNAFEETVERLLQVIKLGVVAQGERLPPQRELAERFNVSRVTLREALGSLEQAGYVESRRGRTGGTFVLHRAGGQDGPGPGRMAERAPDELEDTLAYRQALEIGAAELAAGRTLSPEERRHLDNRLRDTHSCDPVDYRQMDSRFHLAIAELSGSRSLAASIADTRMRLNDLLNAIPLLERNIEHSQAQHARIVAAILGGDPATARRAAEEHLAATASLLRGFLG, via the coding sequence ATGAGCGAGATGCCCGAGCCGGCCGGTGCCGGCACGCTGAGCGGTGCCGCGTTCTTCCGGCCCGTACGGGCCGGCAACGCGTTCGAGGAGACCGTCGAGCGGCTGCTCCAGGTGATCAAGCTGGGGGTGGTCGCGCAGGGCGAACGGCTGCCGCCGCAAAGGGAGTTGGCGGAGCGCTTCAACGTCAGCCGGGTGACCCTGCGCGAGGCGCTGGGCTCGCTGGAGCAGGCCGGTTACGTGGAGTCGCGGCGCGGCCGTACCGGCGGGACCTTCGTCCTGCACCGGGCCGGCGGCCAGGACGGCCCGGGGCCGGGGCGGATGGCCGAGCGCGCGCCGGACGAGCTGGAGGACACCCTCGCCTACCGCCAGGCGCTGGAGATCGGCGCGGCCGAACTCGCCGCCGGCCGCACGCTCAGCCCCGAGGAGCGCCGCCACCTGGACAACCGGCTGCGGGACACGCACAGTTGCGACCCGGTCGACTACCGGCAGATGGACTCGCGCTTCCACCTGGCGATCGCCGAGCTGAGCGGTTCACGGTCGCTGGCCGCGAGCATCGCCGACACCCGGATGCGGCTCAACGACCTGCTCAACGCGATCCCGCTGCTGGAGCGGAACATCGAGCACTCCCAGGCCCAGCACGCCCGGATCGTGGCGGCGATACTCGGCGGCGACCCGGCCACGGCCCGCCGGGCGGCCGAGGAGCACCTGGCCGCCACCGCGTCGCTGCTGCGCGGCTTCCTCGGCTGA
- a CDS encoding amino acid permease, with the protein MSVPRPPDDTDASPTPSDAAVPAPSDIPAPRDATPSSDEQRLRELGYVQELARSMSGFSNFAVSFSIVSILSGCLTLYGFGMNTGGPALITWGWPVVGLMTLCVGLSMAEICSSYPTAGGLYYWAAKLAPSRAPAWSWFTGWFNFLGQVAVTAGIDYGAATFLNALLDLQFGLSATPAHTVEIFAVILVAHGLLNTLGVRLVALFNDVSVWWHLLGVLIIVGVLVFVPDHHSSASFVFGKFVNDTGFHSPFYVAMLGLLLAQYTLTGYDASAHMTEETHDAARSGPRGIVNAIVVSLVAGWVLLLGLTFAIQDYDGERTSGSGVPPAQIFIDAIGHTGAKLLLLIVIGAQFFCGMASVTANSRMIYAFSRDGALPGSRLWHRINPRTQTPTSAVWLAAGGAFLLGLPALWNSTAYAAVTSVSVIGLYIAYVIPVYLRLRQGDTFVRGPWHLGRWSRPIGTVAVGWTALITVLFMLPTVSPITALSFNYTPVAVAVVLGFAGVWWLVSARRWFTGPRVQSSLQESDLVASDVEKS; encoded by the coding sequence ATGTCTGTTCCCCGCCCACCAGACGACACCGACGCCTCCCCCACACCCTCCGACGCCGCCGTCCCCGCGCCCTCCGACATTCCCGCGCCCCGCGACGCGACCCCCTCCTCCGACGAGCAGCGGCTGCGCGAACTCGGCTACGTCCAGGAGCTGGCCCGCTCCATGTCGGGCTTCTCCAACTTCGCCGTCTCCTTCTCCATCGTCTCGATCCTCTCCGGCTGCCTGACCCTGTACGGCTTCGGCATGAACACCGGCGGCCCCGCGCTCATCACCTGGGGCTGGCCGGTCGTCGGGCTGATGACCCTGTGCGTGGGCCTGTCCATGGCCGAGATCTGCTCCAGCTACCCGACCGCCGGTGGCCTGTACTACTGGGCGGCGAAGCTGGCCCCCTCCCGGGCACCGGCGTGGAGCTGGTTCACCGGCTGGTTCAACTTCCTCGGCCAGGTCGCGGTCACCGCGGGCATCGACTACGGCGCCGCCACCTTCCTCAACGCCCTGCTGGACCTCCAGTTCGGCCTGTCGGCCACGCCCGCCCACACCGTGGAGATCTTCGCGGTGATCCTCGTGGCGCACGGCCTGCTCAACACCCTGGGCGTGCGGCTGGTCGCGCTCTTCAACGACGTCAGCGTCTGGTGGCACCTGCTCGGCGTGCTGATCATCGTCGGCGTGCTGGTGTTCGTGCCCGACCACCACTCCTCCGCGTCCTTCGTCTTCGGCAAGTTCGTCAACGACACCGGCTTCCACAGCCCGTTCTACGTCGCGATGCTCGGCCTGCTGCTGGCGCAGTACACCCTCACCGGCTACGACGCCTCCGCGCACATGACCGAGGAGACCCACGACGCCGCCCGCTCCGGCCCGCGCGGCATCGTCAACGCGATCGTGGTCTCGCTGGTGGCCGGCTGGGTCCTGCTGCTCGGCCTCACCTTCGCCATCCAGGACTACGACGGCGAGCGGACCAGCGGCAGCGGGGTGCCGCCGGCCCAGATCTTCATCGACGCCATCGGGCACACCGGCGCCAAGCTCCTGCTGCTGATCGTGATCGGCGCCCAGTTCTTCTGCGGGATGGCCTCGGTCACCGCCAACTCCCGGATGATCTACGCGTTCTCGCGGGACGGCGCGCTGCCCGGGTCGCGGCTGTGGCACCGGATCAACCCGCGCACCCAGACGCCGACCAGCGCCGTGTGGCTGGCCGCGGGCGGGGCGTTCCTACTCGGCCTGCCGGCGCTGTGGAACTCCACCGCCTACGCCGCGGTCACCTCGGTCTCGGTGATCGGCCTCTACATCGCCTACGTCATCCCGGTGTACCTCCGGCTCCGGCAGGGCGACACGTTCGTGCGCGGGCCGTGGCATCTGGGGCGCTGGAGCCGTCCGATCGGTACCGTGGCGGTGGGCTGGACGGCACTGATCACCGTGCTGTTCATGCTTCCCACCGTCAGCCCGATCACCGCCCTCAGCTTCAACTACACCCCGGTCGCGGTGGCCGTCGTGCTGGGCTTCGCGGGGGTGTGGTGGCTGGTCTCGGCCCGGCGCTGGTTCACCGGCCCCCGGGTGCAGAGCAGCCTCCAGGAGTCCGACCTCGTCGCAAGCGATGTGGAGAAAAGTTGA
- a CDS encoding glutamine synthetase family protein: MSSVRLTFDELRERVAAGAVDTVVLAMTDMQGRLQGKRVAADFFLSDVVPNAADGCGYLLAVDVDMNTVDGYALSSWEGGYGDLVLAPDLDTLRMVPWHPATAMVQCDVTHHDGTAVGVSPRQVLRRQLDRLAEHGWHAYAGTELEFIAFRDTYEQAWDRDYHRLTPVNQYNVDYSILGTSRIEPLLRRIRNGMAGAGLTVESAKGECNPGQHEIAFKYGPALATCDDHAVYKTGAKEIAAQDGVSLTFMAKYDEREGNSCHIHLSLRDDEGRPVLAGERPHGFSTVMEHFLAGQLACLADFALLLAPNVNSYKRYVEGSFAPTAIAWGRDNRTCALRVVGHGSSLRFENRVPGGDVNPYLAVAALVAAGLYGVEHELPLEPEFTGNAYASAAPRVPATLRDAVDAFERSERAESAFGPDVVGHYVHAGRTELAAFDRAVTDWERRRGFERL, encoded by the coding sequence TTGAGCAGCGTCCGCCTCACCTTCGACGAACTGCGCGAGCGCGTCGCGGCCGGCGCCGTCGACACCGTCGTGCTGGCGATGACCGACATGCAGGGCCGCCTCCAGGGCAAGCGCGTCGCCGCCGACTTCTTCCTGTCCGACGTGGTGCCGAACGCGGCGGACGGCTGCGGCTACCTGCTGGCCGTCGACGTCGACATGAACACCGTCGACGGCTACGCCCTCTCCTCCTGGGAGGGCGGCTACGGCGACCTCGTGCTCGCGCCGGACCTCGACACCCTGCGGATGGTGCCCTGGCACCCGGCGACCGCCATGGTCCAGTGCGACGTCACCCACCACGACGGCACCGCGGTCGGCGTCTCGCCCCGGCAGGTGCTGCGCCGCCAGCTCGACCGCCTCGCCGAGCACGGCTGGCACGCCTACGCGGGCACGGAACTGGAGTTCATCGCCTTCCGCGACACCTACGAGCAGGCGTGGGATCGCGACTACCACCGGCTGACCCCGGTCAACCAGTACAACGTCGACTACTCCATCCTCGGCACCTCCCGGATCGAGCCGCTGCTGCGCCGTATCCGCAACGGGATGGCCGGCGCGGGCCTGACCGTCGAGTCGGCGAAGGGCGAGTGCAACCCCGGGCAGCACGAGATCGCCTTCAAGTACGGCCCGGCGCTTGCGACTTGCGACGACCACGCGGTGTACAAGACCGGGGCGAAGGAGATCGCCGCGCAGGACGGCGTGAGCCTCACCTTCATGGCCAAGTACGACGAGCGGGAGGGCAACTCCTGCCACATCCACCTGAGCCTGCGCGACGACGAGGGCCGGCCGGTGCTGGCGGGCGAGCGCCCGCACGGCTTCTCGACGGTGATGGAGCACTTCCTGGCCGGACAGCTCGCCTGCCTGGCCGACTTCGCGCTGCTGCTCGCGCCGAACGTCAACTCCTACAAGCGCTACGTCGAGGGCAGTTTCGCGCCCACCGCGATCGCCTGGGGCCGCGACAACCGCACCTGCGCGCTGCGGGTGGTCGGCCACGGGTCGTCGCTGCGGTTCGAGAACCGGGTGCCGGGCGGGGACGTCAACCCGTATCTGGCGGTGGCCGCGCTCGTCGCGGCCGGGCTGTACGGCGTCGAGCACGAGCTGCCGCTGGAACCGGAGTTCACCGGCAACGCGTACGCCTCCGCAGCTCCGCGGGTCCCGGCCACCCTGCGCGACGCGGTCGACGCCTTCGAGCGCAGTGAGCGCGCCGAGTCGGCCTTCGGCCCGGACGTGGTCGGCCACTACGTACACGCCGGCCGCACCGAACTGGCCGCCTTCGACCGGGCGGTGACCGACTGGGAGCGGCGCCGCGGATTCGAGCGGCTGTGA
- a CDS encoding gamma-glutamyl-gamma-aminobutyrate hydrolase family protein: protein MTRCPRRPLIGITGYLDDAAWGVWRQPAALVPHTYVESVTRAGGTAVVLPPQTDGAGDVLDRIDGLLLAGGPDVDPARYGAAPHPRTGSPHEARDAWEFGLLAGALDRDLPVLAVCRGMQVLNVALGGALVQHLPDRVGDSAHQPAPATFGRRTVRTRPGSFLHGVLGATAEVSCYHHQAVGALGAGLLPAAWSEDETVEALERPGGGFTVGVQWHPEADAADPRLFTAFVAAVRGVRGSAP, encoded by the coding sequence GTGACCCGCTGCCCCCGCCGCCCGCTGATCGGCATCACCGGCTACCTGGACGACGCCGCCTGGGGCGTCTGGCGGCAGCCCGCCGCCCTCGTCCCGCACACCTACGTCGAGTCCGTCACCCGCGCGGGCGGCACCGCGGTCGTGCTGCCGCCGCAGACCGACGGCGCCGGCGACGTGCTCGACCGGATCGACGGGCTGCTGCTCGCGGGCGGGCCCGACGTGGACCCGGCGCGGTACGGCGCGGCGCCGCACCCGCGCACGGGTTCACCGCACGAGGCTCGCGACGCCTGGGAGTTCGGCCTGCTGGCCGGCGCGCTCGACCGGGACCTGCCGGTGCTCGCGGTGTGCCGCGGGATGCAGGTGCTCAACGTCGCGCTCGGCGGCGCGCTGGTCCAGCACCTGCCGGACCGGGTCGGCGACAGCGCGCACCAGCCGGCCCCGGCGACGTTCGGGCGGCGGACGGTACGCACCCGGCCGGGCAGCTTCCTGCACGGCGTCCTCGGCGCGACGGCCGAGGTGTCCTGCTACCACCACCAGGCGGTCGGCGCCCTCGGTGCGGGGCTGCTGCCCGCGGCCTGGAGCGAGGACGAGACCGTCGAGGCACTCGAACGGCCCGGCGGCGGGTTCACCGTCGGCGTCCAGTGGCACCCGGAGGCGGACGCGGCCGACCCGCGCCTGTTCACCGCGTTCGTGGCGGCGGTCCGGGGAGTCCGGGGAAGCGCGCCATGA